The sequence GAGGAGTGGCTGGAAGCAGACGTTGTCCATGAAGGTATCGAAGAAGCTCCAGTGCGATAATCATACACGTCTAGCTGATGCATGATTGGAAGCTCCTCCAGATTCATCTGTGAGCCCTCCGGTTGTCCTTAGGGCACTCATGTTACTCAGACAGCTCAAAGAACATGCACTGGTGGACTGTGTTGATGTTTGAGCGTGATCTGAGAGGAATTGAGACCAAGTGGCAGCATCATCGATTTAATTGGTTCAAATCTGCTCTTGAAATGTTAAGTCATTAGTTCTAGAAGCCATCAATGCTGAAGACTTATTttatagcaacattgtatgctGGTTTTGTGATAATGCAGTGAGTAATTTAGTATTTTGCAACGTctgtgcaaacagctgtattaAAGGCCTAAATGATTTGAATACTCTTTTCTAAAAGCCACCATGGCACTTGACTCACACCAATGAAAGCCACCACTTAAAACCACACCTGACTCACATCATTTTATTCTGTatgcataaaataatgttgacCTAGGGGTAGATTGCAGTTTAAAAGGAATTCATACcttggtacattaattttagatccactattataattatttcggaGGCTTATATgtacgaaaatattatccatgaagtaactaaatattgctcaaccacgaatgttttgccccccgaaaattaccagctatacggtatacaaatTTCACCAAGTGTCACAAAATATatttttcttgttctattaACAAGACactgataattaattttgagtggcgctgtaattagcAGTATTGCCGAAAATAATCTAGAAATTTAATCCGTGCAAAAAGTTGCTATGCATGTTCCTTTATTGTTGCAGCAGGTCCACATTCTGGGTCTCTCCACACATAATCGAAAATCGGACCACATGTTTGCATGTGACCATCAGGTGCAGGAATTTTCATTTGCATGAGCCTTTTAGCCTGAATCTGCATAGCCTCCATAACATATATAGCTTCATATAGTTCTTCGGGTTTTCCATTGAAAACTATTTGCAAAGAGTTGAGAAGAGAAAGGTACATGTTGTGGAATACCTTGGCTTGATGGTAGACATGTGTATTCGGAGGAATGTTTTTAGATGCTGGATTATCACGCATGGGCCAAACACCTTCAGAGACAAACTCAATATCTTCACctttgtaactgtatgttttATGATCTTCAGATGAATTCAAATGTTTCTTGCACGCAATTTCACCAAATTTATAAAAGTGTGCCAGCTCTTGTGTGCCAAGGTAGGTGGGATCTAACTGATCAGTTCCTTCCCCTTGTTCAATTATCATGGCAATAGCTGCTTTGGCATCCTCAATACTCTTCACCTGGTACAATTTACTCGTAGGATCAGACATTTTCCACGGCCATTTCAACTGATTCTTAAAATTATCAGTCTCTGGGTTAACAGGATAACCGAGCAAACGTTTCTCGTCCAAATCTTCCATACATTCTTCAATTTTAGAGTAGAAGGTTCCAATTGTCAATGCATTAGCTGTTTTTTCACCAACATGCATGTTGCCGTCATACACAATTTTATCAGGGAATTCAATCATCATAAATATATCTCGAATATGCTGTGGTGAGGCCTTGGCAAGACGCACTGTCAAATTGGGTAAAACGTCACCAGGCAAATTTGTTGGGAAGCATTTAGGTATAAAACTCTCCTTTGGGTTTTCCATTTTCGGTTTTCCGCCAATAGAAATCAACAAATTCGCTGCTTGTGCCATGTGTAACATTTCCTGCATTACAACAGAACGGATAATGCTGTAAGCCTCCTGATTAAAGCCATCTTTGATAGAATACAGTGCAGTCATGTAGGGGGGAATCGTTGAAAATTCAAGAGCTATAGCCATCTGGAGGGCAACGATCAAATCGTCTTTTGTCTCACATTTTTGCCACATCAATTCACTAGAGTCAAGTTTGGAAGCAGGTATTGTTCCTTCAAATTTATCTACTACTTCAAGTACGTCACTACTAGGTAAGTTCTGATCTTTGGCAAGGGACAAAATGTTTGagaattggagggcaagtttAGATTCTGCCAGTCTATATGCAAGCTTCTTTTTTTTTGAGCCGGTACCAGATTTTTGGGGGCTTGTGTCAGCATTGTTCGAGTCAATTTTCGTGTGAGGTTCCTCTTTGTCATTATACAAGAAATGAACGTCACAATAAGCTGGGGTTTCAAACAGTTTTCGGTCGATGTCTTCCCAGCTTCTAGGTAAATTAGGGGTTTGGAGCCATTCTAAGATCATGTTTCGTTTTGAAGGAGACAAATCTCTAGTTACGGGCATATAACTCACATGCTCCTCAGGAAGATTCATAGCATTTAAAATTAACTTGACGTTGTGTGGCTTTGTCACATCATCATAGTCGCCTAGCCGTACAATACTGCTCATAGCTGGGTATAGATTCTCGTACTGCTTAAAAATCGGCTCTATGTGTTTGTCCCAGAAATATGGCCTGACTTCAGTGAACGGGCTCCAAATCAAAAACACAAAGTAATTTCCCTCATTTTTTGGAGTACAAATATTTTTTGCATTCTGTTTTGAAATAAAGTTATCTTGAAGAATACAATCGTGAGAGGAATATCTATACGAAAAAATCTGTCCATCCATTCTAATGCTTCCTCTTGGCTCTCCTACATCTCCAGCCTTAAACACAAATGTCGCTATCCCATTACCGTCAGTGGTAGCCGTTTTAGTATTTGAACCACCCAGATCAATCGCATTAGATGTAGTATCTTTTCCATGGTAAGAAATAGCAGTTTCAGAGGTGCGACCATTAGGGCTAGTATCGTGAAGTTTTATTGTTCTACCGGGACGTTTCTCGCCAAAATAATTCATTTTCAGCTTGATGTCTGCAGTGTTGTGTTTCTCCATTCTATTAACAAAAATGTCCATAGGGCGAATCATGCAAGCGGTTTCTTCTAatagtctatacacacacgcacaactATCATTATCACTAGACGGTGAAAATTGTGTTTCTCGGTGCAACAAAATTTTCTTATAATAACAGGACTCATAACTCTTTCCAATTTCAATTTCACCTTCAGTAGTAACAACAACAACTTTCGAGTGTGTTTGAAtcaagtctatttgtgttttgTCTAGCTTAAAATCAAAAATTCCTGCATTTTTGTTGTACCATGTTTCATCTTGATATGGAACTTCACCAATTATCTTGAACTTTGTATCAGTTTCGGTTATACCAAGATAAATTTTGAATAATTTACAAATTTCGCCTTGTACACTAATTGCAAAAGAATTGCTCATGTCAATACTTATCATAGACTTTTCAATATCAATATCAAAATAGGCACCATGCATCCAATCGCCAATAGTACGACAGTCCTCATCTGTGTGGTTTAGTGGAGGATTGTCGAGAAATTCCATAACGCGGCTTTCAGGAAACTGCAAAGATTCGTCTTTTTTCGACACACCAATGCTCCCAATAACGTTTCCATATAGATACCTATAATTGAACAAGGTGAACCTGATTGAGAGTGCTGTACCATCCTCTGTTAATGCCTCTTGGAGCGTTTCCAATGCCTTAGATCCGGGAAGTGAAGATTTAACTTTGGGCCATGTCACATTCTCAATTCTGGAAACGATTCGGGTACCAATTGTTTGCTGGAAATACACTTCAGATTTTGCCTGGCGCTCCCACCAATCACTGGCTACTACAGCTGGTTTAAAATCACCAATAAAGGAGTTGGGTTTTGGATTAAAGCGATCATAGTTAATGCCGAGTTTCATTCCATGAATAACAGAACTCAATAACTGTTCATCGACATCGATGTCCACCAATTTGGCAGGGGCAGTATTGGGATTGTTAACTAGCGACAGGCCAATGAGGGGGTCATCTTCATTACTAACTTTTATATCATCAATGCCATATGCTACAGAAGTAACCTTGCAATCAACAAAACTCCACGTATTTGTACCATGTTGATTGTAAGTGGTACGACCATTCAAGAGCATGTCTTCCTTGCTAATACTTGCAAACAAGAAATTGAGTCGTTCGTTGTTATTTGTGGCTACATCAGTGTGAAATTTTCCTTCAAAGTTAATTCGTGGAAATTCTAGATAAGAGCTTGTGGCCAAACTGACCCTAGAAGGAAATTTTTGATATGATTAAATCCACAATATTATTTTCAATACTTGACACAAACATAAATTAACTACAACCATTAAAGCAATAAGCTTTAGCCTTTTTAGTTATTAGCTACACTGAATCTGAGATGAAGTACAGAGCAAGTAATTGAAGCTATTACCAATCAAAACTGCTTGTTAACAGTAAATCACAACACCACTGTCATATCTCAAGTATTTTTTGTGTTTTACTATTTGTCCTCAGCCTCAGAGTGAGTTGCAAAGCACAGTGGAGTTCATAAGACTGGGTTGTAGTATACTATACAGACATGACCCTGTTGTGACCTAGCTAGCTGGCATAAACTgccttgcaaacttccagttccatgCAATTAATTCCATATGGCTATGTCCAGCTTGCAGGCACACACGTTTTatattagtcatagatctctattttcacccttctaccaccctttctaccctcacgcgacttcgcGATACAGGCTCTACTTTTTCATAACTCTacctctatttctttctttattcctccaattaatactgTCTTATTGAATAATTGCGACAattaaagaacagaaaaagcaGAGCTTGTGTAGAGGCTAGTACAGTACTTGTGTGCATTATGACACATACCACAACATTTTATGGGCAAAAAGTTCAAATATTGCATATTCCGAAATCTCGATTATCCCGATGAAAGATTCGGTAAAATTTATATACTCGCACATGCATTAAGTGTCCATGTGGTTGAACGCTTTTTGCGTTGCTGATTAGCAGAAGCAGCTAAACGTTTCAGCTTATAGCCTTTAATAGTAATAGTTGCTATATACCTTGTTCTATCCACTGATGCATTATGTCCAAGACGTACTAGCTAGTACACTTGGAAGAGCTCTATAGACATCGTTTTCTGATTTTGAATGCAGAGGCTACTTAAAGTAGTTATGGGCGTGGCTCATTGATGAGTCATTCTGGTATCCGAAAtaatcgaggctcaactgtactaGATTTAGAACTGTCCAAGTGAGTGGCCAAAAGCAAGAGCTGTGGCTGCGTGCATGCGAACTGTAGATATCTAGGACCACTTTTTCAAGGGCGAACCAGTAAACATTTTTTCCAGGAAATAGTACCTGTATCTGTACCAAATTTTGTCATGGAAAACATGTGTGTGCAAGCATAACAATTAATTATGACCTATGGTACTGGTATACTGTACTGACCCATTTTTTCAATTTGCTCACCATGCTAGCAGAAGAAGCAATGATCTGTCACCTTGCATGACAGCTTCTGCAGCTATTGTCAGTCTAAAACAACGAGTCTGAAATACTTGTTTTGAGCATGCAGATCAGATGACCATGTGGTAGACATTGTATAATTAGCTCCACCCCCATGGGGCATAgactgaaataattataatacatattGTACTCTTGCAGTCAGACTCACATAGTCATCTAATTAAGACTAGTTTCTGCTGTCTAATTACCCATGCATTCATGCACCTGTCATTAAAATTTGTTTGTGAACATGAATTCAATCAAAACAATTAGAATGATGTATCTCAATTAGATGAACCTATACACACAAAAATCAAGCtacctatctactatctagctgGTAGTGTTTGGTGGGTAGTTTCCCTTTTTGTTTCTGTGATATCTGTACATCTGCTGAACAAACAGTACGGCTCTTTTAAGGTCTCTACTTCTTCGGTAATGCCTATACTGTTGCTGTATTTTCCTAGCAGCATGATCCTGTTGCTCCTTTGCCTACAATGATAGTATCTCATGtcatgtgtgtgaggggtgtgtgtgggtgtagagtGTGTGAGGAATGTGTGTAGTTCGCTGTGGTCACACATATACTACGGTCAACTAGACTACAATGGAAACCCCTCTAAAAATTTATGATCGTGAAAACAGGGCAATTGCGACGCAAAGGAAAGGCACTCAACTAAAAAACTCAACAATGGCCACTTATGTATATAAAATATTCCCCATAATAATGGCATAATCATGTTCTGTTAAACGAGTCCCTTATAAAGAGTTCAAATTTATGTGTCAGTACGTGTTAATCATGCAGGCATTTACTTACTTCGCGATATTGTTTGTAGTACTTTTCGATCATCAGTGCAGCTCTTTTTTGCCGACTCCTAACCTGCCTTCTGTCCTGTCAGTCAAAGACACCACAAATGAATTATGCATGTAGGAGCATTAAACCTGCAAAGATTTTTTACCTTGTATTTTCGGAATGCACCCTGAATAGTTTTGGCAGCATGAAACAGTTGCTGTTGCTCCGAATCTGAAAGAGGGTCAAGAAGAACTTTTAAAAGTTATGAAAACTATATTCAACAACGACAATATCGtgtactagtacatgtaaaataCACAGCTATTTAAAATGTATCTAATGCTAAATTGACTCACCTGTTAGTGTAAGGTGTGAAAAGTCGTACTGTTGAACGTTGGGCGATTCACTCAGCATTTCACAGAGTTCCAGCACTGAAGGAGACCCAGTGTCAAACATGTCATGAGCAGAGAGGGAGGAGTGGCTGGAAGCAGACGTTTGCCCGGGGGACGAAGGTATCGAAGAAGCTCCAGTGCGATAATCATACACGTCTAGCTGATGCATGATCGGAAGCTCCTCCAGATTCATTTGTGAGCCCTCTGGTATGTCCTGTAGGGCACTCATGTTACTCAAACAGCTCGAAGAACGTGCACTGGTGGACTGTGTTGAGGTTTGAGCGTGATCTGAAAGGAATTGAGACCAAGTGGCAGCATCATCAATATTTGATTGGTTCAAATCGTGCTCTTGAAATGTTAAGTCAGGCAGAGAAAGGTGTGTTTGGCCTCCATCTTGTGAGGATAAGTCAGATGACGTGTTTGAAAATCTAAGTGAGCCAGCTGAGTTCGCAGCAAGTGCGTAATTATTTGCGCCAGTTGACTGACACGCTTGCTGAACATCCAATGTGGGATTCATCAATACACCTACTGATGACGTGTCAGAGACTAAAACTTGAGGTTGTGCTTCAGCATCATTGCTGGTAATTACAGTATTCATAAGTGATTCTAAGTCTTGATACTCTTGAGCGGGTGCAAAAGAGCCGGGAAATTGAGAGAATGAGCTTGAAGTCGCATCACTGGAAGCATTTGGCAAGGAATACAAAGAGCCTGAGTGAAAGGAGCTTTGATTGCCGAGAATATCTGTTAATAAGTGATTTTCGGGTTGCTGGAACATGTCGTGTATCGTATTGGGAGCAGTAGAACTATTTGGGGCATTAAAATTATATGAGTGATGATTTGGTGCTGACAAATGTGGTAGTGGCTGAAACGAAGTGTGTGTATTCATATCAAAGTTCATGGGAAGATTCATTGAGGTGGAAGATTGATGGTGTTCTGGCATTGTTGTTGTTGTAGAATTAGACCACATGTTACTGCTTGAGGTGCTTGAATCCGTTCCAGCTTGAAAGCTGCTAGAATCTGCTCCAGTTTGAAAGCTGTTAGAAATGTGATGTGTGATGGGTTCACCCAAAGGTGATGCCAAACTGTTCATAAGCTGAGTGAGGGGAGACATTGGAGGCTCAATATGGGAGGAGCCATTGAGAAGATTGCTGGATTGCATCGGCTCTGGTGACAACCGAAGCAATTGTTGGACACTTTCATCATCTAGTTCAATATCGAGAAGATCACTTTCTCCTGAATCGTTATGGAGATCAGTCATTGTTGACGCTGAAGAATGTTGCACTGTAGTTTGTTGAGATACAAGTGACGCTGTGATATTGGAAAGAGAATGTGCAGGAACAGGGATGTCTTGTTGGACGTTTGATAAATCCATTTCTGAATTGCTAAGGCTCACAGTGTTACTGTGCCCAGTAAAATTGCTCATGTTTAATTCATCAACGTCGGAACTCGCACTAGATTGTGACATTTGTCGCTCAAGGTCGGGAGTTACTCCTTCAGTTGATAGACGAAGTGCAAAGTCTGAAAACTTTTCAGGGTCGTAATCGGGTGTTTTTAAGATACTCGGTTGTGAAATACCCGTCGCAGTTGAAACAACTAAATTTCCATTCCCTGCCTGCTTTGTAAAAGGTACCATCTTCGAAAAAATACCCATAATTTTGTCTCCACTGACAGCTTTTTCTTTTCCATTTATGATTCGCTTAGATTTACTGCCTGTTTTCTGAGGGGTCTTCAATTTCATTTGAATTGACTGTTTAATCGAGGGAAGTGGTAGCTTTGTGCCAGGTGGGAACATAGCCGCTGCAGAGGATTCAGTAGGTGGGGGGATTGTCAAAAAACAGCTCATTGCACCATTTTGGGCTTGACACACAAGAAAATGTGGTGCTTTATAAATTGGGTCTTGTGGGTTGATCGAGTTACTTGTTGAAAGTTCCATGTTTGTTGATTTAGAAGTGCTTTGAAGTTCAGTAATGGGTGAAGTGTCTACTTTCGAGCTGCTTGCCTTTTTGGAGCGAGTGTCAAGGTACATATCGAATGGTAGCCCTTCGTTGTTGGAAACTAATGTTTCTTCAAGAGTAGCAGCTTGTTCGAGATTGTTGTTGAGGATTAGTGAGAGCTGAGAGAGTATGATCTCTGTCGTCGTGTCAGAATCCACCATGTGAATGAGCGAGCATACATTGCAGTCACTAACAGTCAACATACCCCAGTCAGATGGAGTGTCTGCTAGCTCCAGGCCTTCTTGTTCCTGAGTGGGATAGGGAATAAGGGAATGAAGTAATTATAAGCAGGCAACACAACTCCATTTTGTGATATTGGTTGCTTTATAGGAGCATACAggtatactatatataacaCAGCAAGTAAGCGATACCTACATTGTATCAGTggtcacatacatgtacagtctatGCTTCCTATTAATGGTTTCAGCAAAACTGTTATTATACAATGTACTACTCAATCAATTGCCTCATTTAAAAAGTTCGTGAATCAACATGCTCTAGAGCATACGAGATATATGTAGAGAACAGTTGCAATACCCATTTATAGAAGCTAGAGAAAATCAAACAGAAATATCcccttagcaacagtcaatacagaaagcatacaaaacaatgtaaacaaaaTAAATGTGCAATCCCTATGCACCAAATCAATGCATAACAGTGAATGAGCACTTACTTCGATGGACTTTCTAAACACATAGTTGCTAGAAGTCACCTCTAGATAGTGCACCATGATGATGTTGGGGTTCTGTTAGGTGCATGCAGGAATGTGTGATGCTAGAGCATATGCTGaaaacaatacatgtagctatagacaGGTGTACATAGCATACGTACCCAAGACTACAGCTGGCAAACTTAAGGTGAAACGTCAATCAGAATCTCCACTTtcaatgtacactgtacatgtatatgcagtgTTAGTCTCTTATAAGCAGGTGTTATGAGAAGAAAgactgctactgactgttcGCACagagtacatatacatgtgcatacatgtaggcaTAGCTTGAGCGTAAACAGAAAACATTGACTTCATTCTAGGTTTGTTTAGCAGCGTTTCAACTCTAGTGCTGCAGCTTCCAAATAATAGTCATCGAACTTTCTTGCAGCATATTTTGTTAGgagtacattgtacacagtATTAGGGGTAGAGCCTAAATCGAACTGTAAAATGTACGTTCAATGAAGTTCCAGCTCCAGATTACTGATCTATCTTTCTTCTCTCTGACTGTGTGCGCCGGATATCAGTGGGTGGCTAGAGCAAGCgtaagcagtcgataccaggccctcggGTAACCAATAAGGACGAAAGTTGGTATAGGGATGAGGTAACATAAGTTCCGCTAACTCTTGATCAATTCAACCCCAGATCATAAAGTCACATACAGATTCACTGTAGCTCAAATGGGGCCTACAACTGTCAAGTAACTAGTGttgcaagcgcacgcttgctaatgcctctcgccatgtttttgctttcgtttaaaagtattagagagtgttatagaagaggtaaataatttgcaatgtaagcagtctaaaaagagttcAATCACAGAATTCAATCGCCATTGTTTTGCTTTCGTCAAAAACTATTAGAAGAGGTATAATTACGttgattgcaattgttgacagaattgaattccacacagtcattataggatctaggagaggagctgaatggaaacagatggcttgatgaataatcAATCTTCAACGatactgaagcaactgcatgttatttaaatggcctgtagccaaacagtgggagcaaacctttgttaAAGGGACAGAGTAAGAGAGATTTAAGCACtgacagtatagtatataaacaAGCAGAAAGTGTATATCTATCTataactgagaagaaaagacttgtgtacatgtatctattgttaatagacttgtgtacatgcatctactGTTATCTATTCTATATGGTATTGTGGCTTACCGGTATACCAGgactcaagaaaaagaagtacCGTAAGTTGATTCTGCCAGTGCTGGATTCTCTaacatgtggggatgagcgcgcatgcgcattacatacacAGGGATAATTAAAGGATGTGTCCAAAGACatcaagttcacaatggctactatatacatgtatatatagctagctgctttaaCAAATCTTTTCTGACTtatgtagctaacaaaaagctagcgctttagtggaAGGCTAACttatatgttgaatagaaagtttgtgcgaacagatgatgctatgaaagattctgaagagactgaaacagccttcaatgtgaaaACTaaccataactcgagaaagaagctttagtttgctaatccacgaatcaaaatccagagaacgtggctagaagcctatagaagctgttagttttcgtcgcattgcaaccgttgagcagttacagctggaatacacacacacagacacacacacacacacagtcagctttaccgtatccctcgtgcggctacgcctcgaggtataataatatatttgAACTCACATTAATAAGCCAGTATGTTCTCCTATGCAGGTCAGGGTTAGAGGAAGAGTGGGCATAGCAACCATACAATAGCtgtaaatgtgtgtgtgtgtgtgtgtgtccatagCAGTCAATACAGAATCAATACAAGCGAGCCTGCTAGAGGAAACTATTCCTATTCCACAGCGATAGTACAGTTTTCACACCCACTTTCAATGGATTGATTTCAAGAATGAAGACATCTAGAGTACAGTATTTTTATTGACTGTCTACCTCACCTGATGCTGTCCAACCTTGAGCCTCATTCTGTCCTCCCTCACACAGGAGGAGGAAGCCTTTCTCTTCTTCCAGTCGTAGCCATCGTTGCGATACTTCTTTGTCTGCAGGGAGCATTAAGAATGATTGAGCTGCATCGGATTAAATTGTCAGACCTAAGGAAATTTTTAGTGGAGATGAACAATGTGAAATTTAATATTGTGAAAGTCACCCTTAGGCTGAACTCGATGAATAcagaattacatgtataacacGTGCAGCTCCCCAAGGATATCTCACTTAACACCTTTACTAAATGATCGTTGT comes from Halichondria panicea chromosome 3, odHalPani1.1, whole genome shotgun sequence and encodes:
- the LOC135332928 gene encoding uncharacterized protein LOC135332928, translating into MQGDRSLLLLLAWVSLATSSYLEFPRINFEGKFHTDVATNNNERLNFLFASISKEDMLLNGRTTYNQHGTNTWSFVDCKVTSVAYGIDDIKVSNEDDPLIGLSLVNNPNTAPAKLVDIDVDEQLLSSVIHGMKLGINYDRFNPKPNSFIGDFKPAVVASDWWERQAKSEVYFQQTIGTRIVSRIENVTWPKVKSSLPGSKALETLQEALTEDGTALSIRFTLFNYRYLYGNVIGSIGVSKKDESLQFPESRVMEFLDNPPLNHTDEDCRTIGDWMHGAYFDIDIEKSMISIDMSNSFAISVQGEICKLFKIYLGITETDTKFKIIGEVPYQDETWYNKNAGIFDFKLDKTQIDLIQTHSKVVVVTTEGEIEIGKSYESCYYKKILLHRETQFSPSSDNDSCACVYRLLEETACMIRPMDIFVNRMEKHNTADIKLKMNYFGEKRPGRTIKLHDTSPNGRTSETAISYHGKDTTSNAIDLGGSNTKTATTDGNGIATFVFKAGDVGEPRGSIRMDGQIFSYRYSSHDCILQDNFISKQNAKNICTPKNEGNYFVFLIWSPFTEVRPYFWDKHIEPIFKQYENLYPAMSSIVRLGDYDDVTKPHNVKLILNAMNLPEEHVSYMPVTRDLSPSKRNMILEWLQTPNLPRSWEDIDRKLFETPAYCDVHFLYNDKEEPHTKIDSNNADTSPQKSGTGSKKKKLAYRLAESKLALQFSNILSLAKDQNLPSSDVLEVVDKFEGTIPASKLDSSELMWQKCETKDDLIVALQMAIALEFSTIPPYMTALYSIKDGFNQEAYSIIRSVVMQEMLHMAQAANLLISIGGKPKMENPKESFIPKCFPTNLPGDVLPNLTVRLAKASPQHIRDIFMMIEFPDKIVYDGNMHVGEKTANALTIGTFYSKIEECMEDLDEKRLLGYPVNPETDNFKNQLKWPWKMSDPTSKLYQVKSIEDAKAAIAMIIEQGEGTDQLDPTYLGTQELAHFYKFGEIACKKHLNSSEDHKTYSYKGEDIEFVSEGVWPMRDNPASKNIPPNTHVYHQAKVFHNMYLSLLNSLQIVFNGKPEELYEAIYVMEAMQIQAKRLMQMKIPAPDGHMQTCGPIFDYVWRDPECGPAATIKEHA
- the LOC135332932 gene encoding serine-rich adhesin for platelets-like isoform X1; protein product: MEVCEDVAVAVGLGSQGNSRVPTVPPRPSLLEGFGLEVDRDHFDNMLAFNLKDGKQWRKRIYPRIGYPNKLLRWATAEEILSYLISFDSHGIWITDQIPQQPPSGTIFFYDRSKTKKYRNDGYDWKKRKASSSCVREDRMRLKVGQHQLLYGCYAHSSSNPDLHRRTYWLINNPNIIMVHYLEVTSSNYVFRKSIEEQEGLELADTPSDWGMLTVSDCNVCSLIHMVDSDTTTEIILSQLSLILNNNLEQAATLEETLVSNNEGLPFDMYLDTRSKKASSSKVDTSPITELQSTSKSTNMELSTSNSINPQDPIYKAPHFLVCQAQNGAMSCFLTIPPPTESSAAAMFPPGTKLPLPSIKQSIQMKLKTPQKTGSKSKRIINGKEKAVSGDKIMGIFSKMVPFTKQAGNGNLVVSTATGISQPSILKTPDYDPEKFSDFALRLSTEGVTPDLERQMSQSSASSDVDELNMSNFTGHSNTVSLSNSEMDLSNVQQDIPVPAHSLSNITASLVSQQTTVQHSSASTMTDLHNDSGESDLLDIELDDESVQQLLRLSPEPMQSSNLLNGSSHIEPPMSPLTQLMNSLASPLGEPITHHISNSFQTGADSSSFQAGTDSSTSSSNMWSNSTTTTMPEHHQSSTSMNLPMNFDMNTHTSFQPLPHLSAPNHHSYNFNAPNSSTAPNTIHDMFQQPENHLLTDILGNQSSFHSGSLYSLPNASSDATSSSFSQFPGSFAPAQEYQDLESLMNTVITSNDAEAQPQVLVSDTSSVGVLMNPTLDVQQACQSTGANNYALAANSAGSLRFSNTSSDLSSQDGGQTHLSLPDLTFQEHDLNQSNIDDAATWSQFLSDHAQTSTQSTSARSSSCLSNMSALQDIPEGSQMNLEELPIMHQLDVYDYRTGASSIPSSPGQTSASSHSSLSAHDMFDTGSPSVLELCEMLSESPNVQQYDFSHLTLTDSEQQQLFHAAKTIQGAFRKYKDRRQVRSRQKRAALMIEKYYKQYREAKEQQDHAARKIQQQYRHYRRSRDLKRAVLFVQQMYRYHRNKKGNYPPNTTS
- the LOC135332932 gene encoding serine-rich adhesin for platelets-like isoform X2, producing the protein MVHYLEVTSSNYVFRKSIEEQEGLELADTPSDWGMLTVSDCNVCSLIHMVDSDTTTEIILSQLSLILNNNLEQAATLEETLVSNNEGLPFDMYLDTRSKKASSSKVDTSPITELQSTSKSTNMELSTSNSINPQDPIYKAPHFLVCQAQNGAMSCFLTIPPPTESSAAAMFPPGTKLPLPSIKQSIQMKLKTPQKTGSKSKRIINGKEKAVSGDKIMGIFSKMVPFTKQAGNGNLVVSTATGISQPSILKTPDYDPEKFSDFALRLSTEGVTPDLERQMSQSSASSDVDELNMSNFTGHSNTVSLSNSEMDLSNVQQDIPVPAHSLSNITASLVSQQTTVQHSSASTMTDLHNDSGESDLLDIELDDESVQQLLRLSPEPMQSSNLLNGSSHIEPPMSPLTQLMNSLASPLGEPITHHISNSFQTGADSSSFQAGTDSSTSSSNMWSNSTTTTMPEHHQSSTSMNLPMNFDMNTHTSFQPLPHLSAPNHHSYNFNAPNSSTAPNTIHDMFQQPENHLLTDILGNQSSFHSGSLYSLPNASSDATSSSFSQFPGSFAPAQEYQDLESLMNTVITSNDAEAQPQVLVSDTSSVGVLMNPTLDVQQACQSTGANNYALAANSAGSLRFSNTSSDLSSQDGGQTHLSLPDLTFQEHDLNQSNIDDAATWSQFLSDHAQTSTQSTSARSSSCLSNMSALQDIPEGSQMNLEELPIMHQLDVYDYRTGASSIPSSPGQTSASSHSSLSAHDMFDTGSPSVLELCEMLSESPNVQQYDFSHLTLTDSEQQQLFHAAKTIQGAFRKYKDRRQVRSRQKRAALMIEKYYKQYREAKEQQDHAARKIQQQYRHYRRSRDLKRAVLFVQQMYRYHRNKKGNYPPNTTS